From the Actinomycetota bacterium genome, the window CGATCACCACTCCCTTAGTATAACCCTTTCGAGTCGCTTTGAGTTCTTGGAGTTCTGCTACTAAGAGGATCATTTCCAGGAGTTCTTCAATGTTTGTTTTCTCCTTGGCTGATACCTCAACGAAGACGGTATCTCCCCCCCATTCTTCGGGGACGAGACCATATTCGGTCAATTGTTTCTTGACCTTCTCAGGGTTAGCCTCGGTTTTATCGATCTTGTTTATGGCCACCACTATGGGGACGTTTGCCGCCTTTGCGTGGTCGATTGCTTCCACCGTTTGGGGCATGACTCCATCATCCGCTGCGACGACAAGGATGGCAATATCGGTTACCTGAGCCCCTCTCGCCCGCATTGCGGTAAAGGCTTCGTGCCCCGGAGTGTCGATGAAGGTTATTTTCTTATCATCATGGAGGGTTACCTGGTAAGCTCCAATGTGCTGGGTGATTCCTCCCACCTCTTTGGAGATGACGTCAGTTTTTCGAATTGCATCAAGGAGACATGTTTTTCCGTGGTCCACATGACCCATCACGGTGACCACGGGCGGTCGATGTTCTAAATCTCCTGGGGAGATCGGAGCCTCCTCTTTCCATGCTTCCTCAGGAGAAATGATTTTAGCTTCATGACCAAATTGTTCTGCAAGGACATGTATGGCTTCAGGGTCCAGGGGCTGATTAATGGTCACCATTTCACCCAGTTGCATCAGTCTCTTTATGATCTCCGAGGAGGTTTTGCCCACAAGTTCTGCAAATTCCTTAACCGTTATGCCCTCGGTTACTTTTAATTCGGGCAAAGAGGACACCACTTTCTCAATTGTCTCAACTGTGCGAGGTTTTTTCCTTTGCGTTTCTTTCTTCACAAGGCGTTTTTTTTCAGCGACCTTTGGTTTGGACCGGGGTGTTTCGCCCAAAACAATTTGAACTTCTTTCTCATTTAAGGTTGCGAAATGGTTCTTGGCTTTAATCCCGAGTCCATTCAGTTTCTTGAGTAATTCGCTGCTGGGTATGCCCATTTCTTTTGCCAACTCGTGAACTCTTACCTTACCCATGAAAAAATTCCTCCAAGAATATTGATGATTCCATTCCTTAAATCTGAATTCCTTCCTCTATCAAGTGCAAAATTTCCGTCCCAAGCTCTTTAATTACGTCTTCACCAACGGTTGTATTCAAAGCGTTGGTGAGCTTTTTCCCCTTAAGACTTTGACTGAGGCATTCTTTACTATAACAAATATAAGCTCCTCTCCCACTTGCCTTACCCGAAGGATCTATGCTAATTTCTCCCGAGGGAGAACGTACTATCCTTATCAACTCCTTCTTCGGTTTTACCTTCCCACAACCGATACATGTCCTAAGTGGTATTTTCTTTCTTACCATATCAAGTACAATTTGACCTTTCAAGTTAACCTTTTCATTTAACTTTTTCCAATTTCTGGTGAATG encodes:
- the infB gene encoding translation initiation factor IF-2; the encoded protein is MGKVRVHELAKEMGIPSSELLKKLNGLGIKAKNHFATLNEKEVQIVLGETPRSKPKVAEKKRLVKKETQRKKPRTVETIEKVVSSLPELKVTEGITVKEFAELVGKTSSEIIKRLMQLGEMVTINQPLDPEAIHVLAEQFGHEAKIISPEEAWKEEAPISPGDLEHRPPVVTVMGHVDHGKTCLLDAIRKTDVISKEVGGITQHIGAYQVTLHDDKKITFIDTPGHEAFTAMRARGAQVTDIAILVVAADDGVMPQTVEAIDHAKAANVPIVVAINKIDKTEANPEKVKKQLTEYGLVPEEWGGDTVFVEVSAKEKTNIEELLEMILLVAELQELKATRKGYTKGVVIEAKLDRGRGPVATILIQNGTLRVGEAVVAGLAYGKIRALLDDKGNNLLEAGPSQPIEVLGFSTVPQPGDEIKVLTDEREARRIAEERALKRRLIEKELRKKHVTLDELFERIKEGEVKKLNLIIKGDAQGSVEALKESLEKLEQDKIKLEIIHGGVGGVKETDVMLAAASDAIIIGFNVRPDPKAKEMAARENVDIRTYRVIYQIIDDIKAAMLGMLKPKFVEVEQGRAEVRATFKISKVGVVAGVYVLDGEIICGAQARMIRDGIVIYEGKIASLRRFKEDVPKVKAGFECGIRLENFQDIKVGDIIETFTMVKKT
- a CDS encoding YlxR family protein, with protein sequence MVRKKIPLRTCIGCGKVKPKKELIRIVRSPSGEISIDPSGKASGRGAYICYSKECLSQSLKGKKLTNALNTTVGEDVIKELGTEILHLIEEGIQI